The Carassius auratus strain Wakin chromosome 5, ASM336829v1, whole genome shotgun sequence genome includes a window with the following:
- the LOC113084149 gene encoding solute carrier family 25 member 46-like → MTSRRPESFEGLGYKGREDPSFSGGYSARSFNNSSGPDLQHWVTTPPDIPGSRNLHFGDHTPQFEKAPAPPEAADEAQSAAPPSEQLNRFAGFGIGLASLFTENVLAHPCIVFRRQCQVNYHARCYHLSPLTAISVMYNVTKTQGPKALWKGMGSTFVVQGVTLGTEGIISECTPLPRELSHKWNPKQVLGHLVLKGFTYVVAMPFYSASLIETVQSEIIRDNPGILDCVKEGIGRVVGMGVPHSKRLLPLWNLLFPTVLHGLLHYVISSSVQRLVLYLLRRRNSGSPKHSSPDSQADAVQSMLDAYFPELMASFAASLCADVLLFPLETVLHRLHIQGTRTIIDNTDLGCEVLPINTQYEGMRDCINAIRREEGTMGFYKGFGSIVVQYSLHAAVLQITKMIYSTLLRNA, encoded by the exons ATGACTTCTCGTCGGCCTGAAAGCTTTGAGGGTTTGGGTTACAAGGGCAGAGAGGATCCGTCATTCAGCGGGGGCTATTCGGCCAGGTCATTCAATAATTCATCCGGCCCTGACCTCCAGCACTGGGTTACCACGCCTCCAGATATACCTGGCAGCAGAAACCTGCATTTTGGCGATCACACACCCCAATTTGAGAAGGCGCCTGCCCCACCTGAAGCTGCAGACGAAGCCCAATCAGCTGCTCCACCGTCCG AACAGCTGAACAGATTTGCTGGGTTTGGGATAGGTCTTGCAAG CCTCTTCACAGAAAATGTGCTGGCCCATCCCTGCATTGTGTTTCGACGTCAGTGTCAG gtgaaTTACCATGCCAGGTGTTACCACCTGTCCCCACTGACAGCCATCAGTGTGATGTACAATGTCACCAAAACTCAG gGTCCAAAGGCTTTATGGAAAGGGATGGGCAGCACTTTTGTGGTACAGGGGGTTACACTGGGAACGGAGGGCATCATTAGCGAATGCACACCTTTACCAAG GGAGTTATCACACAAGTGGAACCCTAAACAAGTCTTGGGACACTTAGTACTCAAAGG TTTCACATATGTGGTTGCAATGCCATTTTACTCAGCAAGTCTCATAGAGACTGTACAG AGTGAAATAATCCGAGACAACCCCGGCATCCTGGATTGTGTGAAAGAGGGTATCGGGCGTGTAGTGGGTATGGGAGTGCCTCACAGCAAGCGTCTCCTTCCCCTCTGGAACCTGCTGTTCCCCACGGTCCTCCACGGTCTCCTCCACTATGTTATCAGTTCCAGCGTGCAGCGGCTGGTTCTTTACCTACTGCGGCGTCGGAATAGTGGCTCTCCAAAGCACTCGTCCCCTGACTCCCAAGCGGACGCGGTCCAGTCTATGCTGGATGCATACTTCCCTGAGCTCATGGCCAGCTTTGCTGCCAGCCTGTGTGCAGATGTGCTGCTGTTTCCTTTGGAAACGGTGCTGCACAGGCTGCATATCCAGGGAACACGCACTATCATCGACAACACTGACCTGGGTTGTGAAGTTTTGCCCATTAACACGCAATATGAAGGAATGAGGGACTGTATTAATGCGATTCGCCGTGAGGAGGGCACCATGGGCTTCTACAAGGGCTTCGGCTCCATAGTGGTGCAATACTCTCTTCATGCCGCAGTTCTGCAGATCACCAAGATGATCTACTCAACGCTGCTACGAAATGCTTAA
- the LOC113084230 gene encoding transmembrane protein 150A-like produces the protein MTAWIVLPVSLSAFSITGIWIVYAMAVMNHHVCPVENWSYNLTCTEETAKRGFPKTCCTLQDIPLISKCGCYPPESCLFSLIGNVGAFMVVMVCMLRYAQVIEHSHHCWTNTSSLVSGCINALGLVMVGNFQVDHAKTLHYVGAGVAFPAGLLFVCLQCVLTYRIAETALDYWMAHVRVALSAGALVSLVLSGIFFVHESFVLQHAAAICEWVFTVLVLVYYGTFTYEFGTVNSDTLMAALMKRSQHHHPGSAVIMGGIGKGVAMGCGARSLKSPGGSSTSTHLNCTPESIAML, from the exons ATGACTGCCTGGATTGTTCTGCCGGTCAGCCTGTCTGCTTTCTCCATCACAGGGATATGGATTGT TTACGCCATGGCAGTGATGAACCACCATGTCTGTCCGGTTGAGAACTG GTCATACAATTTGACATGCACAGAGGAAACCGCAAAGAGGGGCTTCCCAAAGACCTGCTGTACTCTTCAAGACATCCCCCTCATCAG TAAATGTGGTTGCTATCCACCAGAGAGCTGTCTTTTCAGTTTGATTGGCAATGTTGGGGCCTTTATGG TGGTTATGGTGTGCATGCTGCGTTATGCTCAAGTGATTGAACACAGCCATCACTGCTGGACCAACACAAGTTCTTTGGTCTCTGGCTGCATTAATGCCCTTGGTTTGGTCATGGTTGGCAATTTTCAG GTCGATCATGCCAAGACGCTTCACTATGTGGGAGCGGGTGTAGCGTTCCCCGCCGGCTTGCTGTTTGTGTGTCTGCAGTGTGTTCTGACGTACCGTATCGCAGAGACCGCACTGGACTACTGGATGGCTCATGTGCGTGTGGCGCTCTCAGCTGGGGCTCTGGTATCACTTGTTCTCA GTGGTATCTTCTTCGTCCATGAGAGTTTTGTATTGCAGCACGCCGCAGCCATCTGTGAATGGGTCTTCACGGTTTTGGTCCTGGTGTACTACGGCACCTTCACCTATGAGTTTGGCACTGTCAACAGCGATACCTTGATGGCGGCCTTAATGAAGCGCAGTCAACATCATCATCCAGGGTCAGCGGTCATCATGGGGGGTATTGGGAAGGGTGTTGCAATGGGATGTGGTGCCCGCAGTCTAAAGTCACCTGGAGGCAGCAGCACTTCCACACACCTCAACTGTACACCAGAAAGCATCGCCATGCTTTAG